One genomic region from Cellulomonas hominis encodes:
- a CDS encoding VTT domain-containing protein yields MPLSTALAATLPALGAQPALLPDWLDAENLISSFGSYALIGIVIVVFIETGLLFPFLPGDSLLFTAGMLVAHKELDFPLWLLCLLLFAAAFLGDQLAYLIGHKAGPRLFSRPDSRFFKQQYIDQTYKYFDKYGGRTIIVARFVPIVRTYAPVAAGVGKMSYRHFVSFNVVGALLWGVGVTLLGYVLGNVTFVKDNIEVLLVLIVLISVVPIAIEVLRGRREAKRLAAYDEPAERAEVERKAFDQ; encoded by the coding sequence ATGCCCCTGTCGACCGCGCTCGCGGCCACGCTCCCCGCCCTCGGCGCCCAGCCCGCGCTCCTGCCGGACTGGCTCGACGCGGAGAACCTCATCTCCTCGTTCGGCTCGTACGCGCTGATCGGGATCGTCATCGTCGTCTTCATCGAGACGGGACTGCTGTTCCCGTTCCTGCCGGGCGACTCCCTGCTGTTCACCGCGGGCATGCTCGTCGCGCACAAGGAGCTCGACTTCCCCCTCTGGCTGCTGTGCCTGCTCCTGTTCGCGGCGGCGTTCCTCGGCGACCAGCTCGCGTACCTCATCGGGCACAAGGCCGGGCCGCGGCTGTTCAGCCGGCCCGACTCGCGGTTCTTCAAGCAGCAGTACATCGACCAGACCTACAAGTACTTCGACAAGTACGGCGGCCGGACGATCATCGTGGCGCGCTTCGTGCCGATCGTGCGGACCTACGCCCCGGTCGCGGCCGGCGTCGGGAAGATGAGCTACCGGCACTTCGTGTCGTTCAACGTGGTCGGCGCGCTGCTGTGGGGCGTCGGGGTCACGCTGCTCGGCTACGTGCTGGGCAACGTCACGTTCGTCAAGGACAACATCGAGGTGCTGCTCGTCCTCATCGTGCTCATCTCGGTGGTCCCGATCGCCATCGAGGTGCTGCGGGGGCGGCGGGAGGCGAAGCGGCTCGCGGCGTACGACGAGCCCGCCGAGCGCGCCGAGGTGGAGCGCAAGGCCTTCGACCAGTGA
- the purT gene encoding formate-dependent phosphoribosylglycinamide formyltransferase, translating to MTTTGTLGTPLTPGATRALLLGSGELGKEVAIELQRLGVEVVAVDRYPDAPAMQVAHRAHVVDMLDPAALRAVLDTERPHVVVPEIEAIATEVLADVEAAGVRVVPTARATRLTMDREGIRRLAAEELGLPTSPYRFVDSLADLRAAVAEVGLPCVVKPVMSSSGKGQSVVRGEGDVEAAWAAAQTGGRAVADAGGAVRVVVEGFVRFDSEITLLTVRHAGGTTFCDPIGHVQVDGDYRESWQPAPLPPATLAEARRVSAAVTEALGGWGVFGVELFVVGDRVLFSEVSPRPHDTGLVTLASQDLSEFALHARAVLGLPAGDVLLLGPAASCAVLAEGTGVPRFDGVDAALAVPTAQVRLFGKPSVAGRRRVAVTVARGADVAQARERARGAAAALSVELD from the coding sequence GTGACGACCACCGGCACCCTCGGCACCCCCCTGACCCCCGGCGCCACCCGCGCGCTGCTGCTCGGCTCCGGCGAGCTCGGCAAGGAGGTCGCGATCGAGCTGCAGCGCCTCGGCGTCGAGGTCGTGGCCGTCGACCGGTACCCGGACGCCCCGGCGATGCAGGTCGCGCACCGGGCGCACGTCGTCGACATGCTCGACCCCGCGGCGCTGCGCGCGGTGCTCGACACGGAGCGCCCGCACGTCGTGGTCCCGGAGATCGAGGCGATCGCCACCGAGGTGCTCGCGGACGTCGAGGCCGCCGGGGTCCGCGTCGTGCCGACCGCCCGCGCCACCCGGCTCACGATGGACCGCGAGGGCATCCGGCGGCTCGCGGCCGAGGAGCTCGGGCTGCCGACCTCGCCGTACCGGTTCGTCGACTCCCTGGCGGATCTGCGGGCCGCCGTCGCCGAGGTCGGGCTGCCGTGCGTCGTGAAGCCGGTGATGTCGTCGTCCGGCAAGGGCCAGTCGGTGGTCCGCGGGGAGGGCGACGTCGAGGCCGCGTGGGCCGCCGCGCAGACCGGCGGCCGGGCCGTCGCGGACGCGGGCGGCGCGGTGCGGGTGGTCGTCGAGGGCTTCGTCCGGTTCGACTCCGAGATCACGCTGCTCACCGTCCGGCACGCCGGCGGCACGACGTTCTGCGACCCGATCGGCCACGTGCAGGTCGACGGCGACTACCGGGAGTCCTGGCAGCCCGCGCCGCTGCCGCCCGCGACGCTCGCGGAGGCCCGGCGGGTGTCCGCCGCGGTCACGGAGGCGCTCGGCGGCTGGGGCGTGTTCGGCGTCGAGCTGTTCGTCGTCGGGGACCGGGTGCTGTTCTCGGAGGTGTCCCCGCGCCCCCACGACACGGGCCTCGTCACGCTCGCGTCCCAGGACCTGTCGGAGTTCGCCCTGCACGCGCGCGCCGTGCTCGGGCTGCCCGCCGGGGACGTGCTCCTGCTCGGCCCGGCCGCGTCGTGCGCGGTGCTCGCGGAGGGCACCGGGGTCCCGCGGTTCGACGGCGTGGACGCGGCGCTCGCGGTGCCGACCGCGCAGGTGCGGCTGTTCGGCAAGCCGTCCGTCGCGGGCCGGCGCCGGGTGGCGGTCACCGTCGCGCGCGGCGCGGACGTCGCGCAGGCCCGCGAGCGGGCCCGGGGCGCCGCGGCGGCGTTGTCGGTCGAGCTGGACTGA
- a CDS encoding TrmH family RNA methyltransferase, which produces MSEQPPDGAPEVGVGPWPGGPAAWPDDPRYDPDLLAHGDRRNVADRYRYWTVEAVVADLDTRRHPFHVAIENWAHDLNIGSVVRTANAFNAAGVHVVGRRRWNRRGAMVTDRYLHVHHHPDVADLLAWAATAGPGGGALPVLGIDNVPGSVPLDGYPVPEACVLLFGQESAGLSEAARAGAEAVLHIDQYGSTRSINAGAAAAIAMHAWAVRHAGPPPS; this is translated from the coding sequence GTGAGCGAGCAGCCCCCCGACGGCGCCCCCGAGGTCGGCGTCGGACCCTGGCCGGGCGGCCCCGCGGCGTGGCCCGACGACCCGCGCTACGACCCCGACCTGCTCGCGCACGGCGACCGCCGCAACGTCGCCGACCGGTACCGCTACTGGACCGTCGAGGCCGTCGTCGCGGACCTCGACACGCGGCGGCACCCGTTCCACGTGGCCATCGAGAACTGGGCGCACGACCTCAACATCGGCTCGGTGGTGCGGACCGCGAACGCGTTCAACGCCGCGGGGGTGCACGTCGTCGGGCGGCGGCGGTGGAACCGGCGCGGCGCGATGGTCACCGACCGGTACCTGCACGTGCACCACCACCCCGACGTCGCCGACCTGCTCGCGTGGGCCGCGACCGCGGGGCCGGGCGGCGGGGCGCTGCCGGTGCTCGGGATCGACAACGTGCCGGGCTCGGTCCCGCTCGACGGCTACCCGGTCCCCGAGGCGTGCGTGCTGCTGTTCGGGCAGGAGTCCGCGGGGCTGTCGGAGGCGGCCCGCGCCGGGGCCGAGGCGGTGCTGCACATCGACCAGTACGGGTCGACCCGGTCGATCAACGCGGGGGCCGCGGCGGCGATCGCGATGCACGCGTGGGCGGTCCGGCACGCGGGGCCGCCGCCGTCGTAG
- the fbaA gene encoding class II fructose-bisphosphate aldolase has product MAIATPEVYAEMIDRAKAGKFAYPAVNVTSSQTVTAALQGFAEAESDGILQVSVGGAEYASGSTVKDRVAGTRALAAYAAEVAKGYGITVALHTDHCVKKNLDSWVRPLLALEAEEVKAGKNPTFQSHMFDGSDIPLDENLVIAAELLELSQAARTILEIEVGVVGGEEDGHEAEINEKLYTTAEDGLATVRALGAGEKGRYLTALTFGNVHGVYKPGAVKLRPSILADIQKAVGAEIGKESPFDLVFHGGSGSTAAEIAEAVDNGVIKMNIDTDTQYAFTRPVVAHMFTNYDGVLKVDGEVGNKKAYDPRAWGKLAEAGMAARIVEAAQQLRSAGQRLR; this is encoded by the coding sequence ATGGCCATCGCCACCCCCGAGGTGTACGCCGAGATGATCGACCGGGCGAAGGCGGGCAAGTTCGCCTACCCGGCCGTGAACGTCACCTCCTCCCAGACCGTCACCGCTGCGCTGCAGGGCTTCGCCGAGGCGGAGTCGGACGGCATCCTCCAGGTGTCGGTCGGCGGCGCCGAGTACGCGTCGGGCTCGACGGTCAAGGACCGCGTCGCGGGCACCCGCGCGCTCGCCGCCTACGCCGCCGAGGTCGCCAAGGGCTACGGCATCACGGTCGCCCTGCACACCGACCACTGCGTGAAGAAGAACCTCGACTCCTGGGTCCGGCCGCTGCTGGCGCTGGAGGCCGAGGAGGTCAAGGCCGGCAAGAACCCGACCTTCCAGTCGCACATGTTCGACGGCTCCGACATCCCGCTGGACGAGAACCTCGTCATCGCGGCCGAGCTGCTCGAGCTGTCGCAGGCCGCGCGCACGATCCTCGAGATCGAGGTCGGCGTCGTGGGCGGCGAGGAGGACGGCCACGAGGCCGAGATCAACGAGAAGCTCTACACCACGGCCGAGGACGGCCTGGCGACGGTCCGCGCCCTCGGCGCCGGCGAGAAGGGCCGCTACCTGACGGCCCTGACCTTCGGCAACGTGCACGGCGTGTACAAGCCGGGTGCCGTCAAGCTGCGCCCGTCGATCCTGGCCGACATCCAGAAGGCCGTCGGCGCGGAGATCGGCAAGGAGAGCCCGTTCGACCTCGTGTTCCACGGTGGCTCGGGCTCCACGGCCGCGGAGATCGCCGAGGCGGTCGACAACGGCGTCATCAAGATGAACATCGACACCGACACCCAGTACGCGTTCACGCGGCCGGTCGTCGCGCACATGTTCACCAACTACGACGGCGTCCTCAAGGTCGACGGCGAGGTGGGCAACAAGAAGGCCTACGACCCGCGCGCCTGGGGCAAGCTGGCCGAGGCCGGCATGGCCGCCCGCATCGTCGAGGCCGCGCAGCAGCTGCGCTCGGCCGGTCAGCGCCTGCGCTGA
- a CDS encoding STAS domain-containing protein: protein MILSPDRTTIVLSGEVDADLGPDLAQATTDAEQAGVPIEIDAHHVTFMDSSGVAFLARLAMRTPHRVRLLHVPPTVQFLLEVTRIGELLDVVEDAPPAG, encoded by the coding sequence GTGATCCTGTCCCCCGACCGGACGACGATCGTCCTGTCGGGCGAGGTCGACGCCGACCTCGGACCGGATCTCGCGCAGGCCACGACGGACGCCGAGCAGGCGGGCGTGCCCATCGAGATCGACGCGCACCACGTGACGTTCATGGACTCGTCCGGCGTGGCGTTCCTCGCCCGGCTCGCGATGCGCACCCCGCACCGGGTGCGGCTGCTGCACGTGCCGCCGACCGTCCAGTTCCTGCTGGAGGTCACCCGGATCGGCGAGCTGCTCGACGTCGTGGAGGACGCGCCGCCCGCGGGCTGA
- a CDS encoding ATP-binding SpoIIE family protein phosphatase: protein MVVNSTTGDGGEETLLAIGRAVGQVVGMPVLVAAAEPPDWPIVWVNRAFTEVTGLTLEDVAGPAAGMIAPAAEDSSGLHQLQDAVLAERATSALLRLRRADGDWFWARTVVTPVVGGDGGRPSHWVAALVDVTSEVDRDAAVAAEVEVVRQESEDLALIGTVSDLVMDLDDPYGLRAIAELLSRRVVSWAGFYVDDDGLHAADGVDTTRVSWAQRRQPAGAPGPFVPRRGARSAVPDAVQRLLDGEGEGAVAIDFDVSATYEPRTASAWLAADLRARIPGGAGLGHVAVLALPGRHRVLGLLAVVPRGAEPGQEDGVPGRVGLDERTRTILSLTGRRVGLAMENVRLYAREHRVAETLQRAMLPEQAEVDGLDVWSYYAPNVVYAQVGGDWYDVVQISSDVVGVVIGDVVGHDVEAAAAMGQLRSVVRAYAFEVTEPGPVLERVDTLVGGMRIPRSAGLVLTTLTRRGGDEGGCPSWHLEYSRAGHLPALLVRDGEVVLLDGAGGALIGFGDGQRTTARADLRPGDVLVFYTDGLIERRDRALLDGVAALREVAAGATAVDAAGIGEELLARLADSPEDDVAVVVVRIPDLTDTSGHGGNVRSRRWQLPSEPASIARARHAVLRTCHAWELGDASNAELVVSELVANAVLHGWGRVTLRLHDTGEGLRIEVEDSNPTPPVATEGHPGRIGGFGMRIVERLADWGWRPSRGGKVVWARVRPPEGGAAQTTA, encoded by the coding sequence GTGGTGGTCAACTCCACGACCGGTGACGGCGGCGAGGAGACCCTGCTGGCCATCGGCCGCGCGGTGGGCCAGGTCGTCGGGATGCCGGTGCTCGTGGCCGCCGCCGAGCCGCCGGACTGGCCGATCGTCTGGGTGAACCGCGCGTTCACCGAGGTGACCGGGCTCACGCTCGAGGACGTCGCGGGACCGGCCGCGGGCATGATCGCGCCCGCCGCGGAGGACTCCTCGGGGTTGCACCAGCTCCAGGACGCCGTGCTCGCGGAGCGGGCGACGTCCGCGCTGCTGCGGCTGCGCCGCGCCGACGGCGACTGGTTCTGGGCGCGCACCGTCGTGACGCCGGTCGTCGGCGGGGACGGCGGCCGGCCGTCGCACTGGGTGGCCGCGCTCGTCGACGTGACGTCCGAGGTGGACCGCGACGCCGCGGTGGCCGCCGAGGTCGAGGTGGTCCGCCAGGAGAGCGAGGACCTCGCCCTCATCGGCACGGTGTCCGACCTGGTGATGGACCTGGACGACCCGTACGGCCTGCGGGCCATCGCGGAGCTGCTGTCCCGCCGGGTGGTGTCCTGGGCGGGGTTCTACGTGGACGACGACGGCCTGCACGCCGCGGACGGCGTCGACACGACGCGGGTGTCCTGGGCGCAGCGCCGGCAGCCCGCCGGGGCGCCGGGGCCGTTCGTGCCGCGGCGCGGGGCCCGGTCCGCGGTGCCGGACGCGGTGCAGCGCCTGCTGGACGGCGAGGGCGAGGGCGCCGTCGCGATCGACTTCGACGTGTCCGCGACCTACGAGCCGCGGACGGCGTCGGCGTGGCTGGCCGCCGACCTGCGGGCGCGCATCCCCGGCGGCGCGGGCCTCGGGCACGTCGCGGTGCTCGCGCTGCCCGGGCGGCACCGGGTCCTCGGCCTGCTGGCCGTCGTCCCGCGCGGGGCCGAGCCCGGGCAGGAGGACGGCGTGCCGGGGCGGGTCGGCCTGGACGAGCGCACCCGCACGATCCTGTCCCTGACCGGCCGCCGCGTGGGCCTCGCGATGGAGAACGTCCGCCTGTACGCGCGCGAGCACCGCGTCGCCGAGACCCTGCAGCGGGCGATGCTGCCGGAGCAGGCCGAGGTCGACGGGCTGGACGTCTGGTCGTACTACGCGCCGAACGTCGTGTACGCGCAGGTCGGCGGCGACTGGTACGACGTCGTGCAGATCTCGTCCGACGTGGTCGGCGTGGTCATCGGGGACGTCGTCGGGCACGACGTGGAGGCGGCCGCCGCGATGGGCCAGCTCCGGTCGGTGGTCCGCGCGTACGCGTTCGAGGTGACCGAGCCCGGGCCCGTCCTGGAGCGGGTCGACACGCTGGTCGGCGGCATGCGCATCCCGCGGTCGGCCGGGCTCGTGCTGACGACGCTCACCCGGCGCGGCGGCGACGAGGGCGGCTGCCCGTCCTGGCACCTGGAGTACTCGCGGGCCGGCCACCTGCCGGCGCTGCTGGTCCGGGACGGCGAGGTCGTGCTGCTCGACGGCGCGGGCGGCGCGCTGATCGGCTTCGGCGACGGGCAGCGCACCACGGCGCGGGCCGACCTGCGGCCGGGCGACGTCCTGGTCTTCTACACGGACGGGCTGATCGAGCGCCGGGACCGCGCGCTGCTCGACGGTGTCGCCGCGCTGCGCGAGGTCGCCGCCGGGGCCACGGCGGTGGACGCCGCGGGCATCGGCGAGGAGCTGCTCGCCCGCCTCGCGGACAGCCCGGAGGACGACGTCGCGGTCGTCGTCGTGCGCATCCCCGACCTCACCGACACCTCGGGGCACGGCGGGAACGTCCGCAGCCGCCGCTGGCAGCTGCCGAGCGAGCCGGCGTCGATCGCCCGGGCCCGGCACGCCGTGCTCCGGACCTGCCACGCGTGGGAGCTCGGCGACGCGTCGAACGCCGAGCTCGTCGTGTCCGAGCTGGTCGCGAACGCGGTGCTGCACGGCTGGGGCCGCGTCACGCTGCGGCTGCACGACACCGGCGAGGGGCTGCGGATCGAGGTCGAGGACTCCAACCCGACGCCGCCGGTCGCGACCGAGGGGCACCCCGGGCGGATCGGCGGGTTCGGGATGCGGATCGTCGAGCGGCTGGCGGACTGGGGGTGGCGGCCGTCGCGTGGGGGCAAGGTCGTGTGGGCCCGCGTCCGGCCGCCGGAGGGCGGGGCCGCGCAGACCACCGCGTGA
- a CDS encoding STAS domain-containing protein encodes MIEIATSAATTTLVIAGDLDLAERDQFPEIAARVVGLRRQLLVIDMCGVTFMDSTGAAFLISLADASRKRGGATVLRGADPRDLFVLEICGALELFRIDPDHRCAPDEPAAVAQDASSPA; translated from the coding sequence ATGATCGAGATCGCCACCTCGGCCGCGACGACCACGCTCGTCATCGCCGGCGACCTCGACCTCGCCGAGCGCGACCAGTTCCCCGAGATCGCCGCGCGCGTGGTGGGCCTGCGCCGCCAGCTGCTGGTCATCGACATGTGCGGCGTGACCTTCATGGACTCCACCGGGGCGGCGTTCCTCATCTCGCTCGCCGACGCGAGCCGGAAGCGCGGCGGCGCGACCGTGCTGCGCGGGGCGGACCCGCGGGACCTGTTCGTGCTGGAGATCTGCGGGGCGCTGGAGCTGTTCCGGATCGACCCCGACCACCGGTGCGCGCCGGACGAGCCGGCCGCGGTCGCGCAGGACGCGTCCTCCCCGGCCTGA
- a CDS encoding DUF3151 domain-containing protein has product MTGPNLLEPEPTRLPQGADADARAVLTAGGDPRDAARAVPTSSLAWALLAERALADEGDPVAAYAYARTGYHRGLDALRRAGWRGRGPVPADHEPNQGFLRALLALAEAAEAIGEDDEAERCAQFLVDSGTSAAEVAELR; this is encoded by the coding sequence ATGACCGGACCGAACCTGCTGGAGCCCGAGCCCACCCGTCTGCCCCAGGGCGCGGACGCCGACGCCCGCGCCGTCCTGACCGCCGGCGGGGACCCCCGCGACGCCGCGCGCGCCGTGCCCACGTCGTCGCTGGCGTGGGCGCTGCTGGCCGAGCGCGCGCTCGCGGACGAGGGCGACCCGGTGGCGGCGTACGCCTACGCGCGCACCGGCTACCACCGCGGGCTGGACGCGCTGCGCCGCGCCGGCTGGCGGGGGCGCGGGCCGGTCCCCGCCGACCACGAGCCGAACCAGGGCTTCCTGCGGGCGCTGCTCGCGCTCGCGGAGGCGGCGGAGGCGATCGGGGAGGACGACGAGGCGGAGCGGTGCGCGCAGTTCCTCGTGGACTCCGGGACGTCCGCGGCGGAGGTGGCCGAGCTGCGCTGA
- a CDS encoding adenylosuccinate synthase — MPAVVVLGTQWGDEGKGKATDQLGSRIDYVVKFNGGNNAGHTVVVGGEKYALHLLPSGILSPGVTPVIGNGVVIDLEVLFSEIDALQARGVTAERLLVSSAAHVIAPYHRTIDKVTERFLGKRKIGTTGRGIGPAYADKINRVGIRIQDLFDEHILRQKVEGALDQKNHLLVKVYNRRAITVDETVEDLLRFAERLRPYVADTPLVLNQALDAGKTLVFEAGQATMLDVDHGTYPFVTSSSATAGGACTGSGVGPTRIDRVVGVAKAYTTRVGEGPYPTELFDEDGEWLRRTGGEYGTTTGRPRRTGWYDAVVARYSSRINGLTDLVVTKLDVLTGRDRIPVAVAYDVDGRRFDEMPDDQSDYHHATPVYEYLDGWSEDITGARELDDLPKAAQRYLARLEEISGTRISAVGVGPGREATVSIHDLLG; from the coding sequence ATGCCGGCCGTCGTGGTGCTCGGGACCCAGTGGGGTGACGAGGGCAAGGGCAAGGCGACCGACCAGCTCGGCTCGCGGATCGACTACGTCGTGAAGTTCAACGGCGGGAACAACGCCGGGCACACGGTCGTCGTCGGGGGCGAGAAGTACGCCCTGCACCTGCTGCCCTCGGGCATCCTGTCGCCCGGCGTCACGCCCGTCATCGGCAACGGCGTCGTCATCGACCTCGAGGTGCTGTTCAGCGAGATCGACGCCCTGCAGGCCCGCGGGGTCACCGCGGAGCGGCTGCTGGTGTCGTCCGCCGCGCACGTCATCGCCCCGTACCACCGCACGATCGACAAGGTCACCGAGCGGTTCCTCGGCAAGCGGAAGATCGGCACGACCGGCCGCGGCATCGGCCCGGCGTACGCGGACAAGATCAACCGCGTCGGCATCCGCATCCAGGACCTGTTCGACGAGCACATCCTGCGGCAGAAGGTCGAGGGCGCCCTCGACCAGAAGAACCACCTGCTGGTGAAGGTCTACAACCGGCGCGCGATCACGGTCGACGAGACCGTCGAGGACCTGCTGCGCTTCGCCGAGCGGCTCCGCCCCTACGTCGCGGACACCCCGCTCGTGCTGAACCAGGCGCTGGACGCGGGGAAGACGCTGGTGTTCGAGGCCGGCCAGGCCACGATGCTCGACGTCGACCACGGCACGTACCCGTTCGTCACCTCGTCCTCGGCGACCGCGGGCGGCGCGTGCACCGGCTCGGGCGTCGGCCCGACCCGGATCGACCGCGTCGTCGGTGTCGCGAAGGCGTACACCACCCGGGTCGGCGAGGGCCCGTACCCGACGGAGCTGTTCGACGAGGACGGCGAGTGGCTGCGCCGCACCGGCGGCGAGTACGGCACCACGACCGGCCGCCCGCGCCGCACCGGCTGGTACGACGCCGTCGTCGCCCGGTACTCCTCGCGGATCAACGGCCTGACGGACCTCGTCGTGACGAAGCTCGACGTCCTCACCGGCCGGGACCGCATCCCGGTCGCGGTGGCGTACGACGTGGACGGCCGCCGGTTCGACGAGATGCCGGACGACCAGAGCGACTACCACCACGCGACGCCGGTGTACGAGTACCTGGACGGCTGGTCCGAGGACATCACGGGCGCCCGGGAGCTCGACGACCTGCCGAAGGCCGCGCAGCGCTACCTGGCGCGGCTGGAGGAGATCAGCGGCACCCGGATCTCGGCCGTCGGCGTCGGCCCGGGCCGCGAGGCGACGGTCAGCATCCACGACCTGCTGGGCTGA
- a CDS encoding MFS transporter, which yields MTTPAPTAPTPAPAVAAEPLGRRFHALLGATTAANLGDGIVQTAVPLYAVTLTREPGPVALVTAAVWLPWLLLGIVGGVVVDRHDRRTVQVLALSARAVLLAGAVALAVTGRMSITALVLLVLAYGATDVLADLAQSALVPDVVPRSRLQAANGRVLAVQQVAGSFVGGPVGGALLTLGAGWAFGVPAGLAVLAVVTLLRGVRGRFRHAPAEAPDAAPDAAGAPARRALHEVREGVGFLLRHPVLRPLLVAGAVANMCFTGYTAVFVLWAVGDGSRVGMSAAQYPLLGVAMGLGAVLGSLVVERLLRHVGELRVLLGGWAAMSALLVVPVLAPSPWAVGAAFFLTGFSNTLSNVLSASMRQRLVPASMLGRVGGAGRTLAFGLMPVGALLAGAAAGAWGLAPVLLAAAVLSLAGLAYPAATVRQRTVAAAELPAPDPVSPAGRGC from the coding sequence ATGACCACCCCAGCCCCGACCGCGCCCACGCCCGCGCCCGCCGTCGCCGCGGAGCCGCTCGGGCGCCGGTTCCACGCGCTCCTCGGCGCGACCACCGCCGCGAACCTCGGCGACGGCATCGTCCAGACCGCCGTGCCGCTGTACGCCGTCACCCTGACCCGCGAGCCCGGCCCGGTCGCCCTGGTGACCGCGGCGGTGTGGCTCCCCTGGCTGCTGCTCGGCATCGTCGGCGGCGTCGTCGTCGACCGGCACGACCGCCGCACCGTCCAGGTGCTGGCGCTCTCCGCCCGGGCGGTGCTGCTGGCCGGGGCCGTCGCCCTGGCGGTCACCGGGCGCATGTCGATCACCGCGCTGGTCCTCCTGGTCCTCGCGTACGGCGCGACCGACGTGCTCGCCGACCTCGCGCAGTCCGCGCTCGTCCCGGACGTCGTGCCGCGGTCCCGGCTGCAGGCCGCGAACGGGCGGGTCCTGGCCGTGCAGCAGGTCGCGGGGTCGTTCGTCGGCGGGCCGGTCGGCGGGGCGCTGCTCACGCTCGGCGCAGGCTGGGCGTTCGGGGTCCCCGCCGGCCTGGCGGTGCTCGCGGTCGTCACGCTCCTGCGCGGCGTCCGCGGCCGGTTCCGGCACGCCCCCGCAGAGGCCCCCGACGCGGCCCCCGACGCCGCCGGGGCCCCGGCCCGCCGCGCGCTCCACGAGGTCCGCGAGGGCGTCGGCTTCCTGCTGCGGCACCCCGTCCTGCGCCCGCTCCTCGTGGCCGGCGCCGTCGCCAACATGTGCTTCACCGGCTACACAGCCGTGTTCGTGCTCTGGGCCGTCGGCGACGGGTCGCGGGTCGGGATGTCCGCCGCGCAGTACCCCCTGCTCGGCGTCGCGATGGGGCTCGGCGCGGTGCTCGGCTCGCTCGTGGTCGAACGGCTGCTGCGGCACGTCGGGGAGCTCCGCGTGCTGCTCGGCGGCTGGGCGGCGATGTCCGCGCTGCTGGTCGTCCCGGTGCTCGCCCCGTCGCCCTGGGCGGTCGGCGCGGCGTTCTTCCTCACCGGGTTCAGCAACACCCTGTCGAACGTGCTCTCGGCGTCGATGCGGCAGCGCCTCGTGCCGGCCTCGATGCTCGGGCGGGTGGGCGGCGCCGGCCGCACGCTCGCGTTCGGCCTGATGCCTGTGGGCGCGCTGCTCGCGGGCGCGGCCGCCGGGGCGTGGGGCCTCGCTCCGGTGCTGCTCGCCGCGGCGGTGCTGTCCCTCGCCGGCCTGGCCTACCCGGCCGCGACCGTCCGGCAGCGCACCGTCGCGGCGGCGGAGCTGCCGGCGCCGGACCCCGTCAGCCCAGCAGGTCGTGGATGCTGA
- a CDS encoding winged helix-turn-helix domain-containing protein, with translation MDDVNASRPRSVGADALKAFTHPLRMAMIDHLQEHGPATATQLARALGESTGQTSYHLRQLERHGFVEDDPEHTGGRERWWRPVSFWVDGAALREDPAGATALRATQRWVVAERMRVLNAWAEADDPDPVWAEVGTSSRATAHLVPAEAEALIAELEAVVRRHLDAAKARQDAEGSDGRRRVRVYVDVLPLPADVPADAPAGDG, from the coding sequence ATGGATGACGTCAACGCCTCGCGCCCGCGGTCGGTCGGGGCCGACGCGCTCAAGGCCTTCACCCACCCCCTGCGGATGGCGATGATCGACCACCTGCAGGAGCACGGGCCCGCGACGGCGACGCAGCTCGCGCGCGCCCTGGGGGAGAGCACCGGGCAGACCAGCTACCACCTGCGGCAGCTCGAGCGGCACGGCTTCGTCGAGGACGACCCGGAGCACACCGGGGGGCGCGAGCGCTGGTGGCGGCCGGTGTCGTTCTGGGTGGACGGCGCGGCGCTGCGCGAGGACCCCGCCGGGGCCACCGCGCTGCGCGCCACCCAGCGGTGGGTGGTCGCCGAGCGGATGCGCGTGCTGAACGCGTGGGCCGAGGCGGACGACCCGGACCCCGTGTGGGCCGAGGTCGGCACGAGCTCGCGGGCCACGGCGCACCTCGTGCCGGCGGAGGCGGAGGCGCTGATCGCCGAGCTGGAGGCCGTCGTGCGCCGGCACCTGGACGCGGCCAAGGCCCGGCAGGACGCCGAGGGGTCCGACGGCCGGCGCCGCGTGCGGGTCTACGTCGACGTGCTGCCGCTGCCGGCGGACGTGCCCGCGGACGCCCCGGCCGGCGACGGCTGA